The Desulfovibrio psychrotolerans nucleotide sequence GCAACGGGGTTCGCATTTTCCGGCTGAACTTCTCGCACGGCAATGCGTCCATGTTCACAGACCTCATTGCCCTCCTCCGGCGGCTTGAGCAGGAGCACGGCGTGCCGCTCACCCTGCTTCAGGACCTTTCCGGTCCCAAGATACGCATAGGTGAACTGCGTCAGGGCACCCTGAATCTGGATAAAGGCGACCGGGTTGTTCTCGGCCCCCCCGGTGCGGAAATGGTGCGCGACCTGCCTTTCATCCCCTTTGACAATCCGCCCATTCTGGAATCGCTGGAAAAGGGAGACAAGGTGGTGCTCAGCGACGGCGTGATGCAGTTTGTCATCACAGAAAGCCTTCCTCTGGGCGCGTTTGAAATGGAATGCCAGAACACGGGCATACTCACCTCCCGCAAGGGCCTCGCCCTGCCCGGCAAGCCCGTGAACCTGCCCGCCATGACCGACAAGGATAAAAAGGACCTGCGCGACGGCCTTGCACTGGGCGTAGACGCCTGCGCCCTTTCCTACGTGCAGACGCCGGAAGACATCCTCACCGCCAAGGCCATCATCGCCGAGCACGGCAAAAACATTCCTGTGGTGGCCAAGCTGGAGCGGCAGAACGCCGTGGACCGGCTGGACGAGATTCTGGCTGTGACCGATGTGGTCATGGTGGCGCGCGGCGACCTTGGCGTGGAATGCCCGCTGCCCATGCTCCCCGCCATGCAGAAGCGCATCATCCGCGCCTGCAACCGTGCGGCCAAGCCGGTCATCGTCGCCACACAGATGCTGCTCTCCATGGTCAGCAATCCTGCCCCCACCCGTGCAGAAACGACAGACGTGGCAAACGCGGTGCTCGATGGTGCAGACTGCGTCATGCTTTCAGAAGAAACCGCCATGGGCAGCTATCCGGTAGAAACGGTCAAGTTCATGGTGGAAATAGCCCGGCAGGCAGAGCAGATTCATTTTGAGGAACGCAAGCTCCTCCCGCCGGCGGAAGAAAAAGGCACTCCGGACTTTCTGGCGTACTCCGCCTGCCTGCTGGCGGAAAAGACAGAGGCAGACGCCATTGTCTCCCACTCCATGTCCGGTGCGTCCGCGCGCATGATTTCCGCGCGCCGCCCACGCCAGATCATCTACGGGCTCACGCCCGACCAAGAAGCCCTGCGCGGGCTGAACTTTTCATGGGGTGTGCGGCCAGAGACGGTAGATACCAATCTCTCCGGCCACCTTGAACGCGCCGAGCATTTCATAGAAGGCTGCCCCGTCATCACGCCGGGGTCCAGCGTGGTCATCACGGCAGGCCAGCCCAAGCCGGGAGAAAAATCGCGGGGCACCAACCTCGTCAAAATCTATCACAAATAGTATGTGCGCAGCCAGCAGCCCCATACCGGACAACATTCAGGAAGAATACTACCAGATTGCCAAGCCCATTCTGGAGAGCTTTCCCAAATACCGGCCCCCCGTAGACCTCTTTGAATTCAAGGAGAGCGTCGCCCGTCTCCAGCCGTACTGCCGCAAGGGCGTTCGGCTGTCCAACGAGCAGGTGGAAGAGGTGCACCGCCTGTGTGACGATGGCAACATCTTTGTTTCGCGGGCAGACCACCCCATCTACTCCAAGCACATCATCAAACAGCTGGACCTTGTGCTGGTGGACAAAAATCTCAAGCAGGGAGAGATAGCCGATGTGCTCATGCAGGCGCTTGCCCTGCGGGTGAACGAGTTCGCCGAACAGCCGGTCATGCCCGTTTTCCAGCAGCTCTACGCAGACACCATGGTCTTCACGGAGTTTCTGCATCAGGACAGGCACCGCATAAAACTGTTCATGCGCCGCCTGAACAGGGAGCACTCACTGGCCGCCCACTCGGTAAACTCGCTGGCAGTGGGGCTGTGGCTGTTCTATGAATCGCGCAGCGACTACCGCAGGCGCGATCTGGACAAGGTAGCACTCAGCCTTTTGCTGCACGATATCGGCATGAGCAAGGTGCCCGCCTTCATCCTGCAAAAAAGCACCCCGCTTAAGGTTGAAGAAAAGGACAAGCTCACCCCGCACCCCCTTGTGGGGGCCAAGATCGCCCAGAAGCTGGGACTCGGATTCGATGAGTTGCAGCAGGCGGCACTGGAGCACCATGAGCGGCTGGACGGCTCCGGCTACCCCCGCAAGCTGAAAGGGGAAGAAATCAGCCGTCTCGGCAGGCTGGTGGCGGTGGCAGATTCTTTCAGCGCCATGATCACCCGACGGGGCTATGCCACAGCCATGGAACCCGTAGACGCCGCGCGCACGCTTGCAAACGACAAAAAACGCTATGACGAACGTTTTTCGGCCCTGCTGTTCCACGCGTTCCTTACGGATGCCTTCCGTATGAGCGCCGCTGCGACATCACGCCCCATGGTGCTGGAGAACGTCCCCGCCTGCGGAGACGAAGAAGAAGATATCCCGCCAACCGGTGCCACCGAGCAGTAGCCCGCCGCAAGCCAGCCACCCGTAGCCAACCGCAGCCTTCGGAGCCGCTGCCCCCGGATCAGCTACTCCTGCGGCAACTGCCCGTCCTCACGCAACACGGGCCAACACTCCTTCAGGTCTTGCCTCAAGCAACAGCAAAAGACGCCAAGCATACGCTAGACATACGTCAGGCATACGTTAGCCAGAAGGCAGCCACGCACGCGGCAGACACAGAGAGGCGGCCGGCACTACTTGCCGTGGCTGACTATCTGCCCGCTGATTTCCTTGAAGAGATCCGCAATCATAATCACGCCCAGCACGCGCGCCCCTTCCTTCACCACGGCATAGCTGCGCCCTTTCTTCACAAATCCTTCCAGCACAGAAAGCAGCGGATCGTCCGGTGCCACCACCGTCATGGACGAATCCATCACATCCTTCACGGAGGTGGACCCGGCAACCTTGCAGGCGTTCGTGTACATCTGGTCAAAGCGATTCTCATCAAACCCGCGCAGGCTTATCCCGTGCAGCAGGTTATCTTCCATAAACCGCACCGTGTCCCACATGGAAACGGCACCCTTCAGCCTGCCGTTGTCGTCCAGCACCAGCGCGCACAGGCAGCCGCTGTCGCTCACGCGGTTCAACTCCCGCATGGCGTCCGCCAACGAGCTGTCTTCCTTAAGAACAGGGTAATCTTCCCGAACAATATCCCAGGCTCTTGTCCGTAACAGCATGCCTTTCTCCCCGGAAGCGCCACCGCGCCCCCTGCTAGTGATATACGTAAGAAAAACTGTAACCGCTTGCGGGTGCTAGGTAAAGAACACGATCAGTCGAAATCGGCGAACAGCGCGCCCACATGTATGTTGCCGATAACCAGCTTGCGGTTCTGGTGCCGCAGCCGCCAGAGCGCCTGATGCAGCTCATCCACGGAAATACCGTTGCGCACGGCCGTATACGCCTCAATGAACGCCGCCATGGTGTCACATGCCTTGAGCATGGTGCCGTCCTTGGGGTCAAAGGCGTCCTGATTATAGTGGTTCTGCAGCTGCTCAAAGTCCAGACGCTTCACCACGCCGTCCACAACGATAGATTCATGAAACTCCGACCCGGTATCAAGACCGAGAAAATACCCCAACCGCCACGCAATGCGCCCATACCCCTCCTCACGCAGCGGCCCCAGCACCCGCCGTTCCAGTTCGGCGGCCTCGTATTCCTTGATAAAGCCGTCCAGGTTCTCCACCGACTTTTTCACCGGCGAGATGATATCGCGGGTGAGCAGTTCCGGCAGGTCGTGGAACAGCCCGCAAAAAAAGTTGTTCTGCCTGCGCGCGCCGCACGCCCCCTGCGCAATGGAAAAGAAGTAGCTGTAGCAGGCCACAAGAAACATGTGGCCTATGACAGATGTCTCCGGCACGCGCGGCGTCTGCGACCACCGCTTCTGAAACCGCAGCTGCCCGCACAGGTTGGCCAGCCTGCCAAGAACGTTGCCCGATCCGGCAAGCAGCTCGTTCACCCCCCGCAGATGGGCGTGCGCCTCCAGCCTGCGGGTAAACGTGGCGTCTATTTCCGGAATCTCGTCATCAAACCCGTTCAGCCCTTTCAGCAGGTCAAATTCCCACTTGCTGGCATACAGATGAGCGGCTTCCAGAATCTCATCCCCCAGCGTCTTCTTGCGGTCAGGGGCAAAGTAGGCCACAAACCGCTCCCATACGCCCTGCCCCAACGGGGCGAGCACGGGTTCCAACTCTCCCTGCACCCATTGCAGAAGCTGCGAATAATGCTGCGGATTCTCCCGTATCTTGTAAAAGATAGGCGGCTTAATGTCCGTTATGACAAGGCGGAAAAAATAGTCAAAGATACCGCCCTCCACAATGGTTTCGCCCAGCTTTATGCGCTCGCCCTGCAGCCGCCCCTCAGCATTCAGCATAAACAGCAGCCACGCCACGATCATCTTGTGCGCCTGCTTGTCCACCTCCAGCAATTCCATGGGCCTGAGCTTGTCATTCCAGCGCTTCATGTACGCACCGGCAAAGGTAAACTGCAACAAACTCTTGCGGATATTGGACATGGCGTGCTCCTGCGTTTTTTCCAAAAAATCACTTGGCAAGGTAGGCGGTCGTAGTATAAAGATCAACAGTTTCCACGAGGGATTGACGTTTTTTCCAGGGCCTCTCGGCCTGGACCCCCCCGTTACCCGTCGCTTTCGTGGTGCCATCAGCGGCAAGGCCATGCGTAATCCAACTCCGCAACGCCTGTGCAACTGCCCCATGCTGCCTTGGTGAGGGCGGCATACACCTGCCGGGAACGGTGCCCGGCGCATCGACGGCACGCAAGGTTCTCCGGAATTTTGCTGCGGATGCTATCGACTATTGACAACGAACTTAAAACTCCCTATGAAGTTCCCCTTTCGAGCTTCGCACTCAGGAGTATATTATTATGAAGACGTTCAGCCCCAAGCCGGAAGATATCAACCGCGAATGGTTCGTGGTAGATGCCGAAGACAGAATCCTCGGCCGCCTTGCAACCCAGATTGCCCACCGCCTGCGCGGCAAGCACAAGCCCGAATTCGCCCCCCATGTGGACAACGGCGACTTCATTGTTGTGGTTAACTGCGAAAAGATCAAAGTGACCGGCAACAAGCTGGCGGACAAGAAGTACTACCGCTATACCGGATACATGGGCGGTCTGCGCGAAACCAATCTGGCGCTCATGCTTGAGAAGAAGCCCGAAGAAGTTATCCGCAAGGCTGTTCAGGGCATGCTGCCCAAGAACCGCCTCGGCGCTGCCATGCTCAAGAAGCTGAAGATTTATGTCGGCCCCGAGCATCCCCATGCGGCACAGAATCCCCAGACCCTGGAACCCCAGTCCTAAGCGATAGAGGCAGGAGAAAAACATGTCCAACGAATTTGATTACGGTACAGGCAGAAGAAAGACCGCCACTGCTCGGACCCGCCTCTACGCTGGCACGGGCCAGATCCTGGTGAACGACCTGCCCTACGAGGAATACTTTCCCCGCAAGACCCTGCAGATGGTTGTGCGTCAGCCCCTTGAGCTGACCAGAAACCTCGGCAAGTTCGACATCAAGGTCAACGTGGCCGGTGGCGGCATGTCCGGTCAGGCTCAGGCAGTACGTCACGGCATTTCCCGCGCCCTGCTGGAAGTGGACGCCGAACTGCGCGGCGCGCTCAAGAAAGCCGGGTTCCTCACCCGCGACGCGCGTAAGAGAGAACGTAAAAAGTACGGCCAGCGCGGCGCACGCGCACGGTTCCAGTACTCCAAGCGTTAATCCCGCTCCGCCCTCTGCGGCGGCAGCATGTTCAGTGCATTCAGGCCGGGCCCTTTTCGGGTCCGGCCTTTTGCGTTCTCCCGCATGGGCCAAGGCCCTCTGGACGATTGACACAACCTCTGCGCAAAGGCACAACAACCCGTGCCGCATGGCGAATGTACCCTGTGCGGCCAACAGTCAGCGCGCCGCAAAACATACCCCCGTGGCACATCCGGCAGTGACCGGCTTTTTTGCAGGGTATTCTGATGGGGCTTGCAGTGGTCCGGCCCCGTTTCAGCGGCTGCGTATACGCAGGCGAGCCTTCTTTCAACAGCCTGACACGTGAGGTTCAGAGAATGTCAGACACTCCTCCGCTCCGGCAGCCCGTGGCCACGGATGAAAAGTGTATCAGCGTCATCGGCATGGCCGGTGCCGGAAAAAGCACCGTGGGCAAAGCGCTGGCAAACGCTCTGAGCTGGGCGTTCATGGATTCGGACCATATCATAGAGGCACACTACGGCACGCGCCTGCAAGACGTGGCAGACAGCATGACCAAGGATGACTTCCTTGACGTGGAGGGCGAGATAATCCGCCGTATCGGCGCACGCCGCACCGTCATTTCCACCGGCGGCAGCGTTGTCTACAGACAGGCCGCCATAGAGCACCTGCAGAGCCTCGGCCACGTGGTTTACCTGAATGTGGAACTGCCCGTCATTCTGGAGCGCATTCGCCACAACCCGGAACGCGGCCTTGCCATCGCGCCGGGGCAGACAGTGGAAGACCTCTATCACGAACGCAGAGCCCTGTACGAAGCCGCAGCCGACTTCACCGTCTCCTGTGCCGGGCTGTCACCGGATGAATGCGCAC carries:
- the rplM gene encoding 50S ribosomal protein L13, producing the protein MKTFSPKPEDINREWFVVDAEDRILGRLATQIAHRLRGKHKPEFAPHVDNGDFIVVVNCEKIKVTGNKLADKKYYRYTGYMGGLRETNLALMLEKKPEEVIRKAVQGMLPKNRLGAAMLKKLKIYVGPEHPHAAQNPQTLEPQS
- the thrB gene encoding homoserine kinase — translated: MSDTPPLRQPVATDEKCISVIGMAGAGKSTVGKALANALSWAFMDSDHIIEAHYGTRLQDVADSMTKDDFLDVEGEIIRRIGARRTVISTGGSVVYRQAAIEHLQSLGHVVYLNVELPVILERIRHNPERGLAIAPGQTVEDLYHERRALYEAAADFTVSCAGLSPDECAQTIVRWLESQS
- the pyk gene encoding pyruvate kinase, with protein sequence MRTKIIATIGPASDSPEVLTRLIRNGVRIFRLNFSHGNASMFTDLIALLRRLEQEHGVPLTLLQDLSGPKIRIGELRQGTLNLDKGDRVVLGPPGAEMVRDLPFIPFDNPPILESLEKGDKVVLSDGVMQFVITESLPLGAFEMECQNTGILTSRKGLALPGKPVNLPAMTDKDKKDLRDGLALGVDACALSYVQTPEDILTAKAIIAEHGKNIPVVAKLERQNAVDRLDEILAVTDVVMVARGDLGVECPLPMLPAMQKRIIRACNRAAKPVIVATQMLLSMVSNPAPTRAETTDVANAVLDGADCVMLSEETAMGSYPVETVKFMVEIARQAEQIHFEERKLLPPAEEKGTPDFLAYSACLLAEKTEADAIVSHSMSGASARMISARRPRQIIYGLTPDQEALRGLNFSWGVRPETVDTNLSGHLERAEHFIEGCPVITPGSSVVITAGQPKPGEKSRGTNLVKIYHK
- a CDS encoding HD-GYP domain-containing protein, with product MCAASSPIPDNIQEEYYQIAKPILESFPKYRPPVDLFEFKESVARLQPYCRKGVRLSNEQVEEVHRLCDDGNIFVSRADHPIYSKHIIKQLDLVLVDKNLKQGEIADVLMQALALRVNEFAEQPVMPVFQQLYADTMVFTEFLHQDRHRIKLFMRRLNREHSLAAHSVNSLAVGLWLFYESRSDYRRRDLDKVALSLLLHDIGMSKVPAFILQKSTPLKVEEKDKLTPHPLVGAKIAQKLGLGFDELQQAALEHHERLDGSGYPRKLKGEEISRLGRLVAVADSFSAMITRRGYATAMEPVDAARTLANDKKRYDERFSALLFHAFLTDAFRMSAAATSRPMVLENVPACGDEEEDIPPTGATEQ
- a CDS encoding HD domain-containing protein, producing the protein MSNIRKSLLQFTFAGAYMKRWNDKLRPMELLEVDKQAHKMIVAWLLFMLNAEGRLQGERIKLGETIVEGGIFDYFFRLVITDIKPPIFYKIRENPQHYSQLLQWVQGELEPVLAPLGQGVWERFVAYFAPDRKKTLGDEILEAAHLYASKWEFDLLKGLNGFDDEIPEIDATFTRRLEAHAHLRGVNELLAGSGNVLGRLANLCGQLRFQKRWSQTPRVPETSVIGHMFLVACYSYFFSIAQGACGARRQNNFFCGLFHDLPELLTRDIISPVKKSVENLDGFIKEYEAAELERRVLGPLREEGYGRIAWRLGYFLGLDTGSEFHESIVVDGVVKRLDFEQLQNHYNQDAFDPKDGTMLKACDTMAAFIEAYTAVRNGISVDELHQALWRLRHQNRKLVIGNIHVGALFADFD
- the rpsI gene encoding 30S ribosomal protein S9, producing MSNEFDYGTGRRKTATARTRLYAGTGQILVNDLPYEEYFPRKTLQMVVRQPLELTRNLGKFDIKVNVAGGGMSGQAQAVRHGISRALLEVDAELRGALKKAGFLTRDARKRERKKYGQRGARARFQYSKR
- a CDS encoding CBS domain-containing protein; translated protein: MLLRTRAWDIVREDYPVLKEDSSLADAMRELNRVSDSGCLCALVLDDNGRLKGAVSMWDTVRFMEDNLLHGISLRGFDENRFDQMYTNACKVAGSTSVKDVMDSSMTVVAPDDPLLSVLEGFVKKGRSYAVVKEGARVLGVIMIADLFKEISGQIVSHGK